Proteins encoded by one window of Rhodobacteraceae bacterium IMCC1335:
- a CDS encoding glutathione S-transferase yields MYKIIGSVKSRAFRVLWMLEEMGLTYEYTHAPPHSELVKQYNPSGKIPILIDQGAVITDSNAIMTYLADKHQTLTAPAGSIERAHQDALSHQIIDEIDSVLWAASRSSLGLKELDNFPNIKDSFKQEYKRNLDRLEKQIKGSFLMGDNLSLPDFILGHCAGWAHVAKFSTGSNKFGAYVKSLRKRPAYQTAARLDMSDD; encoded by the coding sequence ATGTACAAAATAATTGGTTCCGTCAAAAGTCGGGCGTTTCGAGTTTTATGGATGCTAGAAGAAATGGGTCTGACCTATGAATATACTCATGCGCCACCCCATTCAGAGTTAGTCAAACAATATAATCCCTCAGGCAAGATTCCAATTCTTATAGACCAAGGCGCAGTTATTACAGACTCAAACGCGATCATGACTTACCTAGCAGACAAACATCAGACATTGACTGCACCAGCCGGCTCAATTGAACGTGCGCATCAAGATGCACTTTCACATCAGATCATAGACGAAATTGATTCTGTTTTGTGGGCCGCCTCTCGTTCTTCGCTGGGCCTCAAGGAATTAGATAACTTCCCCAATATAAAAGACAGTTTCAAACAAGAATATAAACGAAACCTTGACCGTCTTGAAAAACAGATAAAAGGGTCGTTTTTAATGGGTGACAATCTTTCTTTACCTGATTTCATCCTTGGCCATTGCGCAGGTTGGGCACATGTCGCAAAATTTTCCACTGGGAGCAATAAGTTTGGGGCATACGTTAAAAGCTTAAGAAAACGACCGGCATACCAAACTGCAGCTCGATTAGATATGTCTGACGATTAA
- a CDS encoding nuclear transport factor 2 family protein, whose product MSFYEKYQRAWDEQDIGAMLELYHPDYKRIFHATGKEQGFDELEDIMTRWLTGTQRNQRRCLYENSEIIVEHFIAEFQDNTTEAVLTVHLLKDGLLWRTETGATPLFTKA is encoded by the coding sequence ATGAGCTTTTATGAAAAATATCAAAGAGCGTGGGACGAACAAGACATCGGTGCAATGTTGGAATTGTACCATCCTGATTACAAGAGAATTTTTCATGCCACAGGTAAAGAGCAAGGATTTGACGAACTTGAAGACATAATGACACGTTGGCTCACGGGGACACAACGTAATCAGCGCAGGTGTCTATACGAGAATAGCGAAATCATCGTGGAACATTTTATAGCAGAGTTCCAAGACAATACAACGGAAGCAGTTTTGACCGTACATCTATTAAAGGACGGTCTTTTATGGCGAACAGAAACTGGCGCTACACCGCTATTTACAAAGGCCTAA
- a CDS encoding DUF3764 domain-containing protein: MSFILSRLEFFLRLHISVRCVILKQNTGDRSYKMKTQVMTFNISNTFEEWVESFDSHRELQAAAGMTPLFRGPHEDDLQKVCVVIQVEDDAKVAAFMAENEASILESGHLLHTTESNTYL, from the coding sequence ATGAGTTTTATTTTAAGTAGGCTAGAGTTTTTTTTAAGACTCCACATATCCGTGCGCTGCGTTATCCTGAAGCAAAATACTGGAGATAGGAGTTATAAAATGAAAACCCAAGTTATGACCTTCAATATCAGCAACACATTTGAAGAGTGGGTTGAAAGCTTTGACTCGCACCGTGAACTGCAAGCCGCAGCAGGAATGACGCCATTATTCCGTGGTCCTCACGAGGATGATCTTCAAAAAGTATGTGTGGTAATCCAAGTGGAAGATGATGCAAAGGTAGCTGCGTTTATGGCAGAAAATGAAGCATCGATTTTAGAGTCGGGTCATTTACTCCACACGACAGAGAGTAATACCTATTTGTAG